The Campylobacterota bacterium genome includes a window with the following:
- a CDS encoding ammonium transporter → MDLSYALDTLFALFSITLIILMVPGFAMLEAGLVRTKNVSSVLTVNVMIYAVASMAFILVGFELAFGGYHSTSMSQWAFFMFQMAFVGKAINIMSGGVGERAKLLPLTLFTVIMGALIYPTSVNISWGSDWLKDTVLDLNFVDLAGSTVIHSTGGWALLAAILIIGARKGRYAGNQIRVIPASNIPLVVLGAMLLWIGWFGFNGGSVGSIATKEAADSVALTVFNTNTAGLAGAIAAGVLIYIRYRLFDITMILNGALGGLVAITAGPHLYATADAIAVGGIGGALVVLAVPLFDRFRIDDPVGALSVHLVNGIWGTLAVGVFAADPAGGVTFLNQLKGVAVIGAFVFGVSFALIYLINIVIPFRASDEEQLQGLDVSECGLESYPEFKRAI, encoded by the coding sequence ATGGATCTTTCCTACGCACTTGATACCCTGTTTGCCCTTTTTTCGATCACCTTGATCATCCTGATGGTCCCCGGTTTCGCCATGCTCGAAGCGGGTCTGGTACGGACGAAAAACGTCTCCAGCGTGTTGACGGTCAACGTCATGATCTACGCCGTGGCGTCGATGGCGTTTATCCTCGTCGGATTCGAGCTGGCTTTTGGCGGTTATCACAGCACCTCGATGAGCCAGTGGGCGTTTTTCATGTTTCAGATGGCGTTTGTCGGTAAAGCGATCAACATTATGAGCGGCGGTGTCGGCGAGCGTGCGAAACTGCTTCCTCTCACCCTTTTCACCGTTATCATGGGTGCCTTGATCTACCCCACGTCGGTCAACATCAGCTGGGGGAGCGACTGGCTCAAGGATACGGTGCTGGATCTGAACTTCGTCGATCTGGCCGGTTCCACCGTCATCCACTCGACGGGGGGATGGGCGCTGCTGGCCGCGATTCTCATCATTGGGGCGCGTAAAGGGCGTTATGCCGGAAACCAGATCCGGGTCATCCCCGCATCCAATATCCCGCTCGTCGTTCTGGGCGCGATGCTGCTGTGGATCGGATGGTTCGGGTTCAACGGCGGATCGGTCGGTAGCATCGCGACCAAAGAGGCCGCCGACAGCGTCGCGCTGACGGTATTCAATACCAATACGGCCGGACTGGCCGGTGCGATTGCGGCGGGAGTGCTGATCTACATCCGCTACCGTCTGTTTGATATCACGATGATTCTCAACGGGGCGCTGGGGGGACTCGTCGCGATCACCGCCGGCCCGCACCTTTATGCGACGGCGGATGCAATCGCGGTCGGGGGGATCGGCGGCGCGCTGGTCGTTCTGGCGGTTCCGCTGTTTGACCGTTTCCGAATCGACGATCCCGTCGGGGCTTTGTCGGTGCACCTGGTAAACGGAATCTGGGGGACCCTGGCGGTCGGAGTGTTCGCCGCGGATCCTGCCGGCGGGGTGACGTTTCTCAACCAGCTCAAAGGAGTTGCGGTCATCGGGGCGTTCGTATTTGGCGTGTCGTTTGCCCTGATTTACCTGATCAACATCGTGATTCCGTTCCGTGCAAGCGACGAGGAACAGCTTCAGGGCCTCGACGTCAGCGAATGCGGGCTGGAGTCGTATCCCGAGTTCAAACGGGCTATTTAA
- a CDS encoding P-II family nitrogen regulator → MKKIEAVIKPFKLEDVKDALAEIGITGMTVSEVKGYGRQKGHSELYRGAEYVVDFLPKIKMEMVVDDAMVDQVVNTVVEAARTGKIGDGKIFVSDVSKIVRIRTGETDVEAI, encoded by the coding sequence ATGAAAAAAATTGAAGCGGTTATCAAACCTTTTAAATTGGAAGACGTCAAGGATGCGTTGGCCGAGATCGGAATCACCGGGATGACGGTGAGCGAGGTCAAAGGTTACGGACGCCAGAAAGGGCACAGCGAACTCTATCGCGGTGCCGAATACGTGGTCGATTTCCTCCCCAAAATCAAAATGGAGATGGTGGTGGACGACGCGATGGTAGACCAGGTGGTCAATACCGTCGTCGAAGCGGCCCGCACCGGCAAAATCGGGGACGGGAAAATTTTCGTCAGCGATGTCAGTAAAATCGTCCGTATCCGTACGGGCGAAACGGATGTCGAAGCCATTTAA
- a CDS encoding ammonium transporter, with protein sequence MKKWLLALSLLGVSAFAEEAAAAPVLNSGDTAWMMMSTALVMLMTPIGLAMFYAGMTRAKNVLNTYAMVFGAFVVAFIAWVVAGFSIAFGTAEGPMNQVIGGFGHLMLSGISWTEFASVDLGQLYPKFVFVVFQGTFAAITVAIAAGSVIERMKFSTWMVFAFIWTIVVYAPITHMVWGGGYLFNEGALDFAGGTVVHMNGGLAGLVLALLIGKRAGYPKTAMKPASVILTAIGAGLLWFGWYGFNGGSAFGANAIAGVAYLTTTIAAAVATLTWIIVEYAVFKKPTLLGAATGAIAGLVAITPAAGFVDVSGAFIIGAVGALVAFYGVTVLKKKLGYDDSLDAFGVHFLAGLWGAIATGVFALYTPNGDNALLWSGPLKDAGDRMGQIMVQAESVLIVGLFTLVGTIVVYYVAMALTGGSRVNEEQESQGLDESVHGERGFNL encoded by the coding sequence ATGAAAAAGTGGCTTTTAGCTTTATCGCTACTTGGCGTATCGGCATTTGCCGAAGAAGCGGCCGCAGCACCTGTACTCAATTCGGGTGATACGGCTTGGATGATGATGTCGACGGCGCTGGTCATGCTGATGACGCCGATCGGTCTGGCAATGTTCTATGCGGGGATGACGAGAGCGAAAAACGTTCTCAACACCTACGCCATGGTATTCGGAGCGTTTGTCGTCGCGTTTATCGCGTGGGTTGTCGCCGGTTTCTCGATTGCGTTCGGAACGGCGGAAGGGCCGATGAATCAGGTCATCGGGGGATTCGGTCATCTGATGCTCAGCGGTATCAGCTGGACGGAGTTTGCGAGCGTTGATCTGGGACAGCTTTATCCGAAGTTCGTCTTTGTCGTTTTCCAGGGAACATTCGCCGCGATCACGGTGGCGATTGCCGCGGGATCGGTGATTGAGCGGATGAAGTTTTCGACGTGGATGGTGTTCGCTTTCATCTGGACGATCGTGGTCTACGCTCCGATTACCCATATGGTATGGGGCGGCGGTTACCTGTTCAACGAAGGGGCTCTTGATTTCGCCGGCGGTACCGTCGTGCACATGAACGGCGGTTTGGCCGGTCTGGTACTTGCGCTGCTGATCGGCAAACGTGCGGGCTATCCGAAAACGGCGATGAAACCCGCCAGCGTCATTCTCACCGCCATCGGTGCCGGGCTGCTCTGGTTCGGATGGTACGGATTCAACGGGGGATCGGCTTTCGGTGCCAACGCGATTGCGGGTGTCGCCTATCTGACGACGACGATTGCGGCTGCGGTAGCGACCCTGACATGGATCATCGTGGAGTACGCGGTGTTCAAAAAACCCACCCTGCTCGGTGCGGCGACCGGTGCGATCGCGGGTCTGGTCGCCATCACTCCGGCTGCCGGTTTCGTCGATGTCTCGGGTGCATTCATTATCGGTGCGGTGGGAGCCCTCGTAGCGTTCTACGGCGTGACGGTGCTGAAGAAAAAACTGGGCTATGACGATTCACTCGACGCTTTCGGGGTTCACTTCCTCGCAGGTCTTTGGGGTGCGATCGCGACGGGTGTCTTCGCTCTGTACACTCCTAACGGCGACAACGCGCTGTTGTGGTCGGGGCCGCTCAAAGACGCGGGTGACCGTATGGGACAGATCATGGTACAGGCGGAGTCGGTACTGATCGTCGGACTTTTCACCCTGGTCGGAACGATCGTGGTCTACTACGTCGCGATGGCATTGACGGGAGGTTCGCGTGTCAACGAGGAGCAGGAGAGCCAGGGGCTTGACGAATCGGTACACGGCGAACGCGGATTTAACCTATAA